A genomic segment from Centroberyx gerrardi isolate f3 chromosome 22, fCenGer3.hap1.cur.20231027, whole genome shotgun sequence encodes:
- the bco1 gene encoding beta,beta-carotene 15,15'-dioxygenase, with protein MAPVFSKNIDERPEPYKAEVQGNLPSWLQGTLLRNGPGIFTVGETTYNHWFDGMAIMHSFTFKNGEVTYRSRYLRGDTYQANMAAKRIVVSEMGTMAYPDPSKNFIVKAITFLNHTVPDFTDNGASNFIKYGNDYYATSETNYIRKIDPVTLETQEKVDYLKYIAVNMVTSHPHYDKEGNAFNIGTSIAEKGKTKYTLFKVPAVSETDKAKKGPALKNVEVICTVPCRSLLTPSYYHSFGMTDNYFIFIEQPFKLDILKMATAYMRGVNWASCLKYHPEDNTLIHLIDRKTGKQVETKYYTGAMIVYHHVNAFEIDGHVVFDVIAYDDNSLYEMFYLNNLKENAEVHNESYSKPTYRRFALPLQSDKGAEVGEDLVKIKCTTASAVKEKDGKLMCQAEVLCEGFALPRINYDINSKRHRFVYGNCVETSAVATQITKFDTETKQMVKWSEDNCWPSEPVFIPRPNGETEDDGVVLTSVINSNPGKSGFILLLDGKTFKEVARAYVNTELHKDMHGFFIPHGN; from the exons ATGGCCCCTGTCTTCTCCAAGAACATTGACGAGAGGCCCGAGCCTTACAAGGCAGAAGTCCAAG GGAACCTTCCCAGCTGGCTACAAGGCACGCTGCTGCGCAATGGCCCCGGCATATTCACTGTGGGGGAAACCACCTACAACCACTGGTTTGATGGGATGGCCATCATGCACAGTTTCACCTTCAAAAATG GTGAAGTGACCTACAGGAGCAGATACCTGAGAGGTGACACCTATCAAGCTAACATGGCTGCTAAAAGAATAGTTGTGTCTGAAATGGGGACAATGGCCTATCCAGACCCAAGCAAGAACTTCATTGTCAA GGCAATTACCTTTCTTAACCACACAGTGCCTGACTTCACTGACAACGGCGCAAGCAACTTCATCAAATATGGGAACGACTATTATGCCACTTCTGAAACAAACTACATCCGCAAGATTGATCCTGTGACTCTGGAAACTCAGGAGAAG GTGGATTACCTTAAGTACATTGCTGTGAACATGGTGACGTCCCATCCGCACTATGACAAGGAGGGCAACGCCTTCAACATTGGGACTTCTATAGCAGAAAAGGGCAAGACTAAATACACACTGTTCAAAGTGCCTGCTGTTTCTGAGACAG ACAAAGCCAAGAAGGGCCCTGCGCTGAAGAACGTGGAAGTGATCTGCACGGTGCCCTGCCGCTCCCTCCTCACCCCCAGCTACTACCATAGCTTCGGCATGACGGACAACTACTTCATCTTCATCGAGCAGCCTTTCAAATTGGACATCCTCAAGATGGCCACCGCCTACATGAGGGGAGTCAACTGGGCCAGCTGCCTGAAATACCACCCCGAAGACAAT ACTCTGATTCACCTGATCGACAGGAAGACTGGCAAACAGGTTGAGACAAAGTACTACACAGGAGCGATGATCGTCTACCACCACGTGAACGCCTTCGAGATCGACGGTCACGTGGTCTTCGATGTTATCGCCTACGACGACAACAGCCTTTATGAGATGTTCTACCTGAACAATCTGAAAGAAAATGCCGAAGTCCACAATGAGAGCTACAGTAAACCCACCTACAGGAGATTTGCTCTTCCCTTGCAGTCTGACAAG GGTGCTGAGGTGGGAGAGGACCTGGTGAAAATCAAATGCACCACAGCTAGCgcagtgaaggagaaagacGGCAAGCTCATGTGCCAGGCAGAGGTACTTTGTGAAG GTTTTGCATTACCCAGGATCAACTATGACATCAATAGCAAGAGACACCGGTTTGTCTACGGGAACTGTGTGGAGACATCTGCGGTGGCAACCCAG ATCACAAAGTTTGACACAGAAACCAAGCAGATGGTCAAGTGGAGCGAGGACAACTGCTGGCCTTCGGAGCCTGTGTTCATCCCCAGGCccaatggagagacagaggatgatG GTGTGGTTTTAACATCAGTGATCAACTCCAACCCCGGGAAGTCTGGCTTCATCCTGCTGCTGGATGGCAAAACGTTCAAGGAAGTAGCTCGAGCATACGTGAATACTGAGCTCCACAAGGATATGCACGGATTCTTCATCCCACACGGAAATTAG